The following are from one region of the Corylus avellana chromosome ca1, CavTom2PMs-1.0 genome:
- the LOC132170390 gene encoding receptor-like serine/threonine-protein kinase SD1-6, with product MGSMTTNHQPWLLFALLLIMSYYRACFSVAGDTLSPGHSLLESDTILSQGRKFELGFFKPGTSSKIYLGIWYKGFPDEIVWVANRENPLSHPSSSRLYLSENGNLLLFEGSSEIPVWSTNLTFPLSNINEAVLGDDGNFVLRDSSNASCIFWESFDHPTDTLLPGLKLWSRKSQQFISWKNSEDPAPGLFSAGTVGLNANGSIQFFLEWNRSQIYWSSEVWNGSDTLIWSSIFKWSFVSSKNESERYFTCSLYNPSNLANYRIDQTGQIRGLVWETGLSIWSEFWYAPTKPSDVYALCGAFGVVQYPDNFSNPCECLRGFKPFLMEDTRLNDWSGGCVRKSPLQCENNTHGSVKKDWFMKISNMRLPVYSKANLALNASRCELACMENCSCTAYAYNRSGCMIWEGGLLNLQHLPYGGEIGQDIYLRLAADEYPDSSTKGKKWKVWVVVLLPTIGLILCLPIYFSCKGRIKRKDQTGESPSSNNLLLFDFDAELHEMNDEMNTNNNMKKREKDAELPLFSYESVLAATNNLSAVNKLGEGGFGPVYKAKLLKGQEIAVKMLSKRSGQGIEEFRNETILIAKLQHRNLVRLLGCCIERDEKILIYEYMPNKSLDFYLFDPTKKKMLGWETRIRIIEGIAQGLLYLHQYSRLRIIHRDLKPSNILLDSEMNPKISDFGMARIVGGNETQANTNRIVGTYGYMSPEYAMDGLYSIKSDVFSFGVLVLEIVSGRKNTSFYNNESLNLLRYAWELLRDDRSLDLMEPAIRYPSSTSIILRFIKIGLLCVQESPIDRPTMSDVISMISNEHAPLPTPKQAAFSSGRNMMDTNSTVDSAGSCSKNSVTISAMKAR from the exons AGAGCGACACCATATTATCTCAAGGTAGAAAATTTGAGCTGGGTTTCTTCAAACCAGGCACTTCATCAAAAATCTACCTGGGCATATGGTATAAAGGGTTTCCTGATGAAATTGTTTGGGTAGCAAATAGAGAAAACCCTTTGTCTCACCCATCTTCCTCAAGACTTTACCTCTCAGAAAATGGCAATCTACTCCTTTTTGAAGGTTCCTCCGAGATCCCAGTTTGGTCAACAAATTTGACATTTCCCCTGTCAAATATAAATGAAGCAGTACTTGGTGATGATGGGAATTTTGTTTTAAGAGACAGCTCAAACGCGTCTTGTATATTTTGGGAGAGTTTCGACCATCCAACTGATACATTGCTGCCAGGTTTGAAGCTTTGGAGTAGAAAATCACAGCAGTTCATTTCATGGAAAAATTCAGAAGATCCAGCACCTGGTCTGTTCTCGGCGGGGACCGTGGGGTTAAACGCAAATGGAAGCATACAGTTTTTCTTAGAGTGGAACAGATCCCAAATTTATTGGAGTTCGGAAGTTTGGAATGGAAGTGATACTTTGATATGGAGCAGTATCTTCAAGTGGAGTTTTGTGTCAAGTAAAAATGAAAGTGAGAGATATTTTACTTGCTCTCTTTATAATCCATCTAACCTTGCTAATTATCGGATTGACCAAACAGGACAGATCCGGGGATTGGTGTGGGAGACTGGCCTTTCCATTTGGAGTGAATTTTGGTATGCACCGACGAAACCATCTGATGTCTACGCTTTGTGTGGTGCATTTGGCGTGGTACAATACCCTGACAATTTCTCAAACCCTTGTGAGTGTCTAAGAGGTTTCAAACCATTTTTGATGGAAGACACCAGACTAAATGATTGGTCAGGCGGCTGTGTGAGGAAATCTCCTTTGCAATGTGAGAATAATACGCATGGTAGCGTCAAAAAAGATTGGTTCATGAAAATATCAAACATGCGATTGCCTGTTTATTCGAAAGCAAATTTGGCCTTGAATGCTAGCAGATGTGAATTGGCTTGTATGGAAAATTGTTCTTGCACAGCTTATGCTTATAATAGGAGTGGGTGTATGATATGGGAAGGAGGTCTTTTGAACTTACAGCACCTTCCATATGGTGGCGAGATTGGACAAGATATCTACCTAAGACTTGCTGCTGATGAGTATCCAGATTCAAGTACAAAAG GCAAAAAATGGAAAGTATGGGTAGTTGTGCTGCTCCCTACAATAGGGCTTATCTTATGCCTCCCAATTTACTTTTCATGCAAAGGAAGGATCAAACGCAAAG ATCAAACAGGAGAGAGCCCTTCAAGTAATAATCtactattatttgattttgatgctGAACTCCACGAAATGAATGATGAAATGAATACCAACAATAAtatgaagaagagagaaaaggatGCCGAGTTACCACTATTCAGTTATGAAAGTGTATTAGCTGCAACGAATAATTTATCAGCTGTAAATAaacttggagaaggaggttttggacCTGTTTACAAG GCAAAATTACTCAAAGGGCAAGAAATTGCAGTGAAGATGCTTTCAAAAAGATCTGGACAGGGCATTGAGGAGTTCAGAAATGAGACAATACTAATTGCAAAACTCCAACATAGAAATCTTGTCAGACTGTTAGGTTGCTGTATCGAGCGAGATGAaaagatattaatatatgagtACATGCCCAATAAAAGTTTGGACTTCTACCTTTTTG ATCCAACCAAGAAAAAGATGCTAGGTTGGGAGACACGCATACGCATTATTGAAGGGATTGCTCAAGGGCTTCTTTATCTCCATCAATATTCAAGGTTACGAATCATACATAGAGATTTAAAACCTAGTAACATTCTCTTGGATAgtgaaatgaatccaaaaatatcagattttggcatggctcGAATAGTTGGAGGCAATGAAACACAAGCAAACACAAACCGAATTGTTGGAACTTA TGGCTATATGTCTCCTGAATATGCTATGGATGGTTTGTACTCAATAAAGTCTGATGTGTTTAGCTTTGGAGTATTGGTGTTAGAGATTGTGAGCGGCCGGAAGAACACTAGCTTCTATAACAACGAGTCACTCAATCTTCTTAGATAT GCTTGGGAGTTGTTGAGAGATGATCGAAGTTTGGACTTGATGGAGCCAGCAATAAGATATCCTTCTTCCACTTCTATTATATTGAGATTCATTAAAATTGGCCTTCTCTGTGTCCAAGAAAGCCCGATTGATCGGCCTACCATGTCTGATGTAATCTCAATGATTAGCAATGAACATGCACCTCTACCTACACCTAAGCAAGCAGCGTTTTCCTCAGGCCGAAATATGATGGACACAAATTCAACAGTTGACAGTGCAGGAAGTTGCTCAAAAAATAGTGTAACTATTTCAGCAATGAAAGCCCGATGA